One region of Bradyrhizobium betae genomic DNA includes:
- a CDS encoding dihydroorotase, giving the protein MTQRFDVILKGGTVVNQDGEGVRDIGIANGRIAELGPLSQASAAEVIDCKGLHILPGVMDTQVHFREPGLEQKEDLETGSRSAVMGGVTAVFEMPNTAPLTVTEATFTDKVKRAHHRMHCDFAFFIGGTRENVQDLPVLERAPGCAGVKVFIGSSTGALLVEDDESLRRIFQVIRRRAAFHAEDEYRLNERKPLRIEGDPRSHPVWRDETAALMATQRLVKLAHETGKRIHVLHISTREEIEFLRDHKDVASCEATPHHLTLVAPECYERLGTLAQMNPPVRGADHRAGIWRGIEQGIIDVLGSDHAPHTLEEKSKTYPASPSGMTGVQTLVPLMLDHVNAGRLSLARFVDLTSAGPARLYNMACKGRIAAGYDADFTVVDLKRSETITNKWVASKVGWTPYDGVRVTGWPVGTFIRGRRVMWQGELVTPSQGEPVRFLETLKQ; this is encoded by the coding sequence ATGACCCAGCGCTTCGACGTGATCCTCAAGGGCGGCACCGTCGTCAACCAGGACGGCGAGGGTGTTCGCGATATCGGCATCGCCAATGGCCGTATCGCCGAGCTGGGCCCGCTGTCGCAGGCCTCCGCCGCCGAAGTGATCGACTGCAAGGGCCTGCACATCCTGCCCGGCGTGATGGACACGCAGGTGCATTTCCGCGAGCCCGGGCTGGAGCAGAAGGAAGATCTCGAAACCGGCTCGCGCAGCGCCGTGATGGGCGGCGTCACCGCCGTGTTCGAGATGCCGAACACGGCGCCGCTCACGGTGACGGAGGCTACCTTCACCGACAAGGTGAAGCGCGCCCATCATCGCATGCACTGCGATTTCGCCTTCTTTATCGGCGGCACCCGCGAGAACGTGCAGGACCTGCCCGTGCTGGAACGCGCGCCGGGCTGCGCCGGCGTCAAGGTGTTCATCGGTTCCTCGACTGGTGCGCTGCTGGTGGAGGACGATGAGAGCCTGCGCCGCATCTTCCAGGTGATCCGGCGCCGCGCCGCGTTCCACGCCGAGGACGAGTACCGCCTCAACGAGCGCAAGCCGCTGCGCATCGAGGGCGATCCGCGCTCGCATCCGGTCTGGCGCGACGAGACCGCGGCGCTGATGGCGACGCAGCGTCTGGTCAAGCTCGCGCACGAGACCGGCAAGCGCATCCATGTGCTGCATATCTCGACCAGGGAAGAGATCGAATTCCTGCGCGACCACAAGGACGTCGCCTCCTGCGAGGCGACGCCGCATCACCTGACGCTGGTCGCACCCGAATGCTACGAGCGGCTCGGCACGCTGGCGCAGATGAACCCGCCGGTACGCGGCGCCGATCACCGCGCCGGCATCTGGCGCGGCATCGAGCAGGGCATCATCGACGTGCTCGGCTCCGACCATGCCCCGCATACGCTGGAAGAGAAGTCGAAGACCTATCCGGCATCGCCCTCCGGCATGACCGGCGTGCAAACGCTGGTGCCGCTCATGCTCGACCACGTCAACGCCGGCCGCCTGTCGCTTGCGCGCTTCGTCGACCTCACCAGCGCCGGCCCTGCGCGTCTCTACAACATGGCCTGCAAGGGCCGCATTGCCGCAGGCTACGACGCCGACTTCACGGTCGTCGATCTCAAGCGCAGCGAGACCATCACCAACAAATGGGTCGCGTCCAAGGTGGGCTGGACGCCCTATGACGGCGTCCGCGTCACGGGCTGGCCCGTCGGCACCTTCATCCGCGGCCGCCGCGTGATGTGGCAGGGCGAACTGGTGACGCCGTCGCAAGGCGAGCCGGTGCGGTTCCTGGAGACGCTGAAGCAGTAG
- a CDS encoding YgfZ/GcvT domain-containing protein, whose amino-acid sequence MKSAFLPDRGVVKVAGEDARNFLNGLITTDLDKLKPGLGRFGALLTPQGKIIVDFLITEAPAGHGGGFLIDCPKALADGLATKLKFYKLRAKVTVENLSDDLGVLAAWDGTPAAQPDLAFADPRHAELGTRILIPEDLKQKLSDLIGAELVDAAAYEAHRIALGVPRGGLDFTYSDAFPHETNMDRLAGVDFDKGCYVGQEVVSRMQHRGTARTRSVKVLLDDFSPEAGVSILAGDKPVGTMGSSAQGKGIALVRIDRVADALDAGQPLTAGGLALTLAEPEVVRIPTKQPIA is encoded by the coding sequence ATGAAATCAGCGTTTCTTCCCGACCGGGGCGTGGTCAAGGTCGCGGGCGAGGATGCACGCAACTTCCTCAACGGCCTGATCACGACCGATCTCGACAAGCTCAAGCCGGGCCTGGGGCGATTCGGCGCGCTGCTGACGCCGCAGGGCAAGATCATCGTGGACTTCCTGATCACGGAAGCGCCCGCCGGCCATGGCGGCGGGTTCCTGATCGACTGCCCGAAGGCGCTCGCCGACGGCCTCGCCACCAAGCTGAAATTCTACAAGCTTCGCGCCAAGGTCACGGTGGAAAACCTCTCCGACGATCTCGGCGTGCTCGCGGCCTGGGACGGCACGCCTGCGGCCCAGCCGGATCTGGCCTTCGCCGATCCGCGCCATGCGGAACTCGGCACGCGCATCCTGATCCCCGAAGATCTCAAGCAGAAGCTCTCCGACCTGATCGGCGCGGAGCTGGTCGATGCGGCCGCCTATGAGGCGCATCGCATTGCGCTGGGCGTGCCGCGCGGCGGGCTCGATTTCACCTACAGCGATGCCTTCCCGCACGAGACCAACATGGACCGTCTCGCCGGCGTCGATTTCGACAAGGGCTGCTATGTCGGCCAGGAGGTCGTTTCGCGCATGCAGCATCGCGGCACCGCGCGCACCCGCAGCGTCAAGGTGCTGCTCGACGACTTCTCGCCGGAGGCCGGTGTCAGCATTCTCGCCGGCGACAAGCCGGTCGGCACCATGGGCTCGTCGGCGCAGGGCAAGGGCATCGCACTGGTGCGCATCGATCGCGTCGCCGACGCGCTCGACGCCGGCCAGCCGCTCACTGCCGGCGGCCTCGCCTTGACGCTCGCCGAACCCGAGGTCGTACGCATTCCGACGAAGCAACCCATCGCATGA
- a CDS encoding DNA-3-methyladenine glycosylase I — MSRAPRLHADGKTRCPWPGEDPLYVAYHDTEWGVPEYDDRALYEKLILDGFQAGLSWITILRKRDNFRKAFDDFQPEKIARYNDKKVHALMNDAGIVRNRAKIDGAILSAKSYLDIMEKGPGFSKLLWDFMDGRPKVNQFKTTASVPTSTPLSVQISKELSSRGFKFVGPTIVYAFMEATGMVNDHLVDCHCHASCGKTQRKQRLKVK, encoded by the coding sequence ATGAGCCGTGCCCCCCGCCTGCATGCCGACGGAAAGACGCGTTGCCCCTGGCCGGGCGAAGATCCGCTCTATGTCGCCTATCACGACACCGAATGGGGCGTGCCGGAATATGACGACCGCGCACTCTATGAAAAGCTGATCCTGGACGGCTTCCAGGCCGGCTTGTCCTGGATCACGATCTTGCGCAAGCGCGACAATTTCCGCAAAGCCTTCGACGATTTCCAGCCGGAGAAGATCGCGCGCTACAACGACAAGAAGGTGCACGCGCTGATGAACGATGCCGGCATCGTGCGCAACCGCGCCAAGATCGACGGCGCAATCCTCAGCGCCAAGTCGTATCTCGACATCATGGAGAAGGGGCCGGGCTTCTCGAAGCTGCTGTGGGACTTCATGGACGGGAGGCCCAAGGTCAACCAGTTCAAGACCACCGCGAGCGTGCCGACATCGACGCCGCTCTCGGTGCAGATCTCCAAGGAGCTGTCGTCGCGCGGCTTCAAATTCGTCGGCCCGACCATCGTCTATGCCTTCATGGAGGCGACCGGCATGGTCAACGACCATCTCGTCGACTGCCATTGCCACGCGAGCTGCGGCAAGACGCAGCGCAAGCAGCGCCTCAAGGTCAAATGA
- a CDS encoding YfbR-like 5'-deoxynucleotidase, whose amino-acid sequence MSAKKAARGADTRAWQRMLSGRRLDLLDPSPLDVEIADIAHGLARVARWNGQTTGAHIFSVAQHTLLVETVLRHEMPRADQRLRLAALLHDAPEYVIGDMISPFKAVLDGHYKAVEKRLLGAIHIRFGLPPELPDEITHAIKAADRGAAYLEATELAGFSDAEAKRLFGRDPGLSDSVRRDYLTPWTAARAEKQFLERFGAVFA is encoded by the coding sequence ATGAGCGCGAAGAAGGCGGCACGCGGCGCGGACACCCGCGCCTGGCAGCGCATGCTGTCGGGCCGGCGGCTCGACCTGCTCGATCCCTCGCCGCTCGATGTCGAGATCGCCGACATCGCACATGGGCTGGCGCGCGTCGCGCGCTGGAACGGGCAGACGACCGGCGCGCACATCTTCTCGGTCGCGCAGCACACGCTGCTGGTGGAGACCGTGCTGCGGCACGAGATGCCGCGCGCCGATCAGCGCCTGCGGCTCGCCGCGCTGCTGCACGATGCGCCCGAATACGTGATCGGCGACATGATCTCGCCGTTCAAGGCCGTGCTCGACGGCCACTACAAGGCGGTGGAGAAGCGCCTGCTCGGCGCCATCCACATCCGCTTCGGCCTGCCGCCGGAGCTGCCCGACGAGATCACCCACGCCATCAAGGCGGCCGATCGCGGCGCGGCCTACCTCGAGGCCACCGAGCTTGCCGGCTTCAGCGATGCCGAGGCCAAGCGCCTGTTCGGCAGGGATCCCGGCCTCTCCGACAGCGTCCGGCGCGACTATCTCACGCCCTGGACCGCCGCGCGGGCCGAGAAGCAGTTTCTGGAGCGGTTTGGCGCGGTGTTTGCGTAG
- a CDS encoding tyrosine phosphatase family protein: MIHVCSLAALPETVRLTGASHVLTVMANVEQVARPVSVLPANHLKVSMDDITEEMDGFTAPSENHIDQVLNFVRGWDRNAPLVVHCYAGISRSTASAFAAVCALNPDRDEIEIAKKIRAASPIASPNRRIVGLADRALGRNGRMLRALDEMGPGAMMVEGRPFLIELE, translated from the coding sequence ATGATCCACGTCTGCTCCCTTGCCGCCCTGCCCGAAACCGTCCGCCTCACCGGGGCCAGCCACGTGCTGACCGTGATGGCCAATGTCGAGCAGGTGGCGCGGCCGGTGTCGGTGCTGCCGGCCAACCATCTCAAGGTGTCGATGGACGACATCACCGAGGAGATGGACGGCTTCACCGCGCCGTCAGAGAACCATATCGACCAGGTGTTGAACTTCGTGCGCGGCTGGGACCGCAATGCGCCGCTGGTGGTGCATTGCTATGCCGGCATCAGCCGCTCCACCGCGAGCGCGTTCGCGGCCGTCTGCGCGCTCAATCCGGATCGCGACGAAATCGAGATCGCGAAGAAGATCCGCGCGGCCTCCCCGATCGCCTCGCCGAACCGGCGCATCGTCGGCCTCGCCGACCGCGCGCTGGGACGCAACGGCCGGATGCTGCGCGCGCTCGACGAGATGGGCCCGGGCGCGATGATGGTCGAGGGCCGCCCGTTCTTGATCGAGCTCGAATGA
- a CDS encoding NUDIX hydrolase, translating to MSDKLLTPIEIGLTAAIVAIEDHEPLILTARGSDGLAGLPFGPFDALTHRTFEIGLRAWVEAQAGLRLGYVEQLYTFGDRGRHAEAGDTGAHMVSIGYLALTRAVGGELAATGASFEPWYRFLPWEDWREEPPAIIARDIIPALTDWAEQETPETTRALPRKDRMRFYFGLDGAPWDEERVLDRYELLYEAGLIEEARRDGRPAALARKALPLLGTSMRFDHRRILATAIARLRAKLKYRPVVFELLPAEFTLTELQYTVEAISGRHLHKQNFRRLVEMEALVEPTGVMSTQTGGRPAALYRFRRDVLQERPAPGLRVRSRR from the coding sequence ATGAGCGACAAGCTCCTCACGCCGATCGAGATCGGCCTGACCGCCGCGATCGTTGCGATCGAGGATCATGAGCCGCTGATCCTCACGGCGCGCGGCAGTGACGGGCTGGCCGGCCTGCCGTTCGGTCCGTTCGACGCGCTGACGCACCGCACCTTCGAGATCGGCCTGCGCGCCTGGGTCGAGGCGCAGGCAGGCTTGCGGCTCGGCTATGTCGAGCAGCTCTACACCTTCGGCGACCGTGGCCGGCACGCGGAGGCCGGAGACACCGGCGCGCATATGGTGTCGATCGGCTATCTCGCGCTGACGCGCGCCGTCGGTGGCGAGCTCGCGGCGACGGGGGCAAGCTTCGAGCCGTGGTATCGCTTCCTTCCCTGGGAGGACTGGCGCGAGGAGCCGCCCGCGATCATCGCGCGCGACATCATTCCGGCGCTGACCGATTGGGCCGAGCAGGAGACACCCGAGACCACGCGCGCCTTGCCGCGCAAGGATCGCATGCGCTTCTACTTCGGCCTCGACGGCGCGCCCTGGGACGAGGAGCGCGTGCTCGACCGCTACGAGCTGCTCTACGAGGCAGGCCTGATCGAGGAGGCGCGGCGCGACGGCCGTCCTGCGGCATTAGCGCGCAAGGCGCTTCCGCTCCTCGGCACTTCCATGCGCTTCGACCACCGCCGGATTCTCGCCACCGCGATCGCGCGACTGCGCGCAAAGCTGAAGTATCGTCCTGTGGTGTTTGAACTTTTGCCCGCCGAATTCACACTCACTGAGTTGCAGTATACGGTGGAGGCGATCTCCGGCCGGCACCTGCACAAGCAGAACTTCCGCCGCCTGGTCGAAATGGAAGCCCTGGTCGAACCGACCGGGGTGATGTCGACACAGACCGGCGGACGGCCGGCTGCGCTCTACCGCTTCCGCCGCGACGTGCTCCAGGAGCGGCCCGCGCCGGGCTTGCGCGTGCGCTCCCGGCGCTAA
- a CDS encoding DUF2339 domain-containing protein, giving the protein MFDGPFDVFALIIAIVAVLIAIKASSQAAELRRKLNALEEMFYAQRRVVQPPPLMPAQVQPEAPATTATEPAPLAPEVETAPPPLVTEDVSPPALAASTEAAAPPPLPAPAPGFEERLGTRWVVWIGGLALALGGFFMVRYSIEAGLVGPGVRVFLGGLFALALLGAGEWSRRKESISNIAALPIANIPAILTAAGTAVAFATIYAAYALYGFLVPATAFVLLGIVAMATLAAALLHGPALAGLGVVGAFVTPILVSSGKPDYWALYIYLAIVTAASFGLAGIRLWRWLAVTTIVFAVLWIFPGLDTGDLQVAPHAFHAIAGFVLAALLVVCGFMFGPTIEDGEIEPVSSSSLGAYLFGAMLIVLSSDHADLALIAFALLVGATLLVAWRAPAATGALGAAAATVFVVFAEWAVRANPDMLVLPGGPLPGVGPVATDSAVTLHLVMAAIFAAGFGIAGFLAQGRSNSAIIPVVWSAAAVATPISILVALYARIAHLDRSIPFAILAVLLAAAFGAATEALARREDRPGATTSVALFATGTLGALALALTFALEKGWLTIALALMSLGTAWISMQRPIPVLRRLAAVFAAIVTARIGYDPRIVGDAVGTTPIFNWLLWGYGLPAASFWGASIFLRRQGDDPTLRVVETAAILFTALLAFMEIRHFATGGHMADAPSLLECALQVCVMLAMAIGLERLRLRSHSVVHNVGAVALTAIAGLISVFGLLILENPLIWRVDVGGAVFNLLLLGYALPAALMLLLSYAVVGQRGKVYANTIAGGALLFALAYVTLEIRRFHHGPILSTGPTTGAEQYSYSIGWLGFGVVLLGVGILVNSERARLASAAVIALTILKAFVIDMSTLTGVYRALSFMCLGIVLVAIGWLYQRILFRRQAPPPAPQTSG; this is encoded by the coding sequence ATGTTCGACGGCCCGTTTGACGTCTTTGCACTGATCATTGCGATCGTCGCTGTCCTGATCGCGATCAAGGCTTCCAGCCAGGCGGCCGAGCTGCGCCGCAAGCTGAACGCGCTCGAAGAGATGTTTTACGCGCAGCGGCGGGTGGTTCAGCCGCCGCCGCTGATGCCGGCACAGGTTCAGCCGGAGGCGCCCGCCACGACGGCCACGGAGCCAGCCCCGCTAGCGCCGGAGGTCGAGACGGCGCCGCCTCCGCTCGTCACCGAGGATGTTTCGCCGCCCGCGCTCGCAGCGAGCACGGAGGCTGCTGCGCCGCCGCCCCTGCCCGCACCCGCGCCCGGCTTCGAGGAGCGGCTCGGCACGCGCTGGGTGGTGTGGATCGGCGGCCTTGCGCTCGCGCTCGGCGGCTTCTTCATGGTGCGCTATTCGATCGAGGCCGGCCTCGTCGGCCCCGGCGTGCGCGTGTTCCTCGGCGGACTTTTCGCGCTGGCGCTGCTGGGTGCCGGCGAATGGTCGCGACGCAAGGAGAGCATCTCCAACATCGCGGCGCTGCCGATCGCCAACATCCCCGCGATCCTCACCGCGGCCGGAACGGCGGTGGCGTTCGCGACCATCTATGCGGCCTACGCGCTCTATGGCTTCCTCGTGCCCGCCACCGCCTTCGTGCTGCTCGGCATCGTCGCGATGGCCACGCTGGCCGCGGCGCTCCTGCACGGGCCTGCGCTGGCAGGTCTCGGCGTGGTCGGCGCGTTCGTGACGCCGATCCTGGTCTCCAGCGGCAAGCCGGACTATTGGGCGCTGTACATCTATCTCGCCATCGTCACCGCCGCGAGCTTCGGCCTCGCCGGCATCCGGCTGTGGCGCTGGCTGGCGGTGACCACCATCGTCTTCGCCGTGCTCTGGATCTTCCCGGGCCTCGACACCGGCGACCTGCAGGTGGCGCCGCACGCCTTCCATGCGATCGCGGGCTTCGTGCTCGCCGCGCTGCTCGTCGTCTGCGGCTTCATGTTCGGCCCAACCATCGAGGACGGTGAAATCGAGCCGGTGTCGTCGAGTTCGCTCGGCGCCTATTTGTTCGGCGCGATGCTGATCGTGCTGTCGAGCGATCATGCGGATCTGGCGTTGATCGCTTTCGCGCTTCTGGTCGGTGCGACGCTGCTCGTCGCCTGGCGCGCACCGGCGGCTACCGGCGCGCTCGGCGCGGCCGCGGCGACCGTCTTCGTCGTGTTCGCAGAATGGGCGGTACGCGCCAATCCGGACATGCTGGTGCTGCCGGGCGGCCCGCTGCCCGGCGTTGGACCGGTCGCGACCGACAGCGCGGTGACGCTGCATCTGGTGATGGCCGCGATCTTCGCTGCCGGCTTCGGTATCGCGGGCTTCCTCGCACAGGGCCGCTCGAACTCCGCGATCATTCCGGTGGTATGGTCGGCGGCGGCGGTGGCGACGCCGATCTCGATCCTGGTTGCGCTCTACGCGCGCATCGCCCATCTCGACCGCTCAATCCCATTCGCCATCCTTGCGGTGCTGCTCGCCGCGGCCTTCGGCGCTGCGACCGAAGCTCTCGCACGCCGCGAAGATCGGCCGGGGGCCACGACCTCCGTCGCGCTGTTCGCGACCGGCACCCTCGGCGCGCTGGCGCTGGCGCTGACCTTCGCGCTGGAGAAGGGCTGGCTCACCATCGCGCTGGCGCTGATGTCGCTCGGCACCGCATGGATCTCGATGCAGCGACCGATCCCGGTGCTGCGCCGGCTCGCGGCCGTCTTCGCAGCGATCGTCACCGCGCGCATCGGCTATGATCCGCGCATCGTCGGCGACGCCGTCGGCACGACGCCGATCTTCAACTGGCTGTTGTGGGGCTATGGCCTGCCGGCGGCCTCATTCTGGGGCGCGAGCATCTTCCTGCGCCGCCAAGGCGACGATCCCACGCTGCGCGTGGTCGAGACCGCCGCGATCCTGTTCACCGCGCTGCTGGCGTTCATGGAGATCCGTCACTTTGCAACCGGCGGCCACATGGCCGACGCCCCGTCGCTGCTCGAATGCGCGCTGCAGGTCTGCGTCATGCTCGCGATGGCGATCGGGCTGGAGCGGCTGCGGCTGCGCAGCCATAGCGTCGTTCACAATGTCGGCGCGGTCGCGCTCACCGCGATCGCCGGGCTGATCAGCGTGTTCGGCCTCCTGATCCTGGAGAACCCGCTGATCTGGCGCGTCGATGTCGGCGGCGCGGTGTTCAACCTGCTGCTGCTCGGCTATGCGCTGCCGGCGGCGCTGATGCTGCTGCTCTCCTACGCGGTGGTTGGCCAGCGCGGCAAGGTCTACGCCAACACGATTGCGGGCGGCGCGCTGCTGTTCGCGCTCGCCTATGTCACGCTGGAGATCCGCCGCTTCCATCACGGCCCGATCCTCTCGACCGGACCGACCACGGGCGCGGAGCAATACAGCTATTCGATCGGCTGGCTCGGCTTCGGCGTGGTACTGCTCGGCGTCGGCATTCTCGTCAACTCGGAGCGAGCGCGGCTCGCGTCCGCAGCCGTGATCGCGCTGACGATCCTCAAGGCGTTCGTCATCGACATGTCGACGCTGACCGGCGTCTACCGGGCGCTGTCCTTCATGTGCCTCGGCATCGTGCTGGTCGCGATCGGCTGGCTCTACCAGCGTATACTGTTCCGGCGGCAGGCTCCGCCGCCGGCACCGCAGACCAGCGGTTGA
- a CDS encoding methyl-accepting chemotaxis protein, translating into MSKLSIAFKLLTVLSVLVLSLAGVGVTAIGTMQSINSHTVEIAESWLPSVRALGSIRADVNELRVALRLHLMQDTAEGKDAAEKRLASLQARIDQTRKVYEPLITSAEERSLYGQWAKAWAEYMGGVQEVMALSRKNIGRFPTDANEMLQTKVAKMAQAADPFLQKGIELNNRGAELETKQAADSYATIFRVLVGIIVLSVVIAIGAAYYLVRDVSRGIASIIKPMQSLGEGDLSAEVPHRGEKTEIGSMADALQIFKEALIAKRAADEAAAADAEAKIERGRRVDAITRKFETMIGEVVGTVSSASTELEASATTLTGTAQRGQELATVVAAASEEASTNVQAVASASEELSSSITEISRRVQDSARMAAEAVQQAARTNDRVNALSQAASRIGDVVELINTIAGQTNLLALNATIEAARAGEAGRGFAVVASEVKALAEQTAKATGEIGTQVSGIQSATQESVSAIQEIGGTIERLSEVSAAIAAAVEEQGAATQEISRNVQQASIGTQEVSANITDVQRGAIETGEASSEVLSAAKSLATDSTRLKVEVAQFLESVRAA; encoded by the coding sequence ATGTCGAAATTATCGATCGCCTTCAAGCTTCTGACCGTGTTGTCGGTCCTCGTGCTCTCGCTCGCCGGCGTCGGCGTGACGGCGATCGGCACCATGCAGAGCATCAATTCCCATACCGTCGAAATCGCCGAGAGCTGGCTGCCGAGCGTGCGTGCGCTCGGCTCGATCCGTGCGGATGTCAACGAGCTGCGCGTCGCGCTCCGCCTGCACCTGATGCAGGATACGGCTGAAGGCAAGGACGCCGCCGAAAAGCGCCTCGCCTCGTTGCAGGCGCGCATCGACCAGACCCGCAAGGTCTACGAGCCGCTGATCACCTCTGCCGAGGAGCGCTCGCTCTATGGGCAATGGGCCAAGGCATGGGCCGAGTACATGGGCGGCGTGCAGGAAGTGATGGCGCTGTCGCGCAAGAACATCGGCCGTTTCCCGACCGACGCCAACGAGATGTTGCAGACCAAGGTCGCCAAGATGGCCCAGGCTGCTGATCCATTCCTCCAGAAGGGCATCGAACTCAACAACCGGGGTGCCGAGCTTGAGACGAAGCAGGCGGCCGACAGCTACGCCACGATCTTCCGCGTGCTGGTCGGCATCATCGTGCTTTCGGTCGTGATTGCGATCGGTGCCGCCTATTATCTCGTGCGTGACGTCTCGCGCGGTATCGCCTCCATCATCAAGCCGATGCAGTCGCTCGGTGAGGGCGACCTCTCGGCCGAGGTGCCGCATCGCGGCGAGAAGACCGAAATCGGCTCGATGGCCGATGCGCTCCAGATCTTCAAGGAGGCGCTGATCGCCAAGCGGGCCGCGGACGAGGCCGCCGCGGCCGATGCCGAAGCCAAGATCGAACGCGGCCGCCGCGTCGACGCTATCACCCGCAAGTTCGAAACCATGATCGGCGAGGTCGTCGGGACCGTGTCGTCTGCCTCGACCGAGCTCGAGGCCTCTGCAACGACGCTGACCGGCACCGCGCAGCGCGGGCAGGAGCTCGCAACCGTCGTTGCGGCCGCGTCCGAGGAAGCCTCAACCAACGTCCAGGCCGTGGCGTCCGCCTCGGAAGAGCTGTCCTCGTCCATCACCGAGATCAGCCGCCGCGTGCAGGATTCGGCGCGCATGGCAGCGGAAGCCGTGCAGCAGGCGGCGCGGACCAACGACCGCGTCAACGCGCTGTCGCAGGCGGCCTCCCGCATCGGCGACGTCGTGGAGCTCATCAACACCATCGCGGGCCAGACCAACCTGCTGGCCCTGAACGCGACCATCGAGGCGGCGCGCGCCGGTGAAGCCGGCCGCGGCTTCGCCGTCGTCGCCTCCGAGGTCAAGGCATTGGCCGAGCAGACCGCCAAGGCGACCGGAGAGATCGGCACGCAGGTGTCGGGTATCCAGTCCGCGACGCAGGAATCCGTCAGCGCCATCCAGGAGATCGGCGGCACCATCGAGCGGCTGTCCGAAGTGTCCGCGGCGATCGCCGCCGCGGTCGAGGAGCAGGGCGCGGCCACGCAGGAGATCTCGCGCAACGTCCAGCAGGCCTCGATCGGCACGCAGGAGGTCTCGGCGAACATCACCGACGTGCAGCGCGGTGCGATCGAGACCGGCGAGGCCTCGAGCGAGGTGCTGTCGGCGGCGAAATCGCTGGCGACCGACAGCACGCGCCTCAAGGTCGAGGTCGCGCAGTTCCTGGAGTCGGTCCGCGCGGCCTGA